The segment GTAACGGCGCCTATCGGCCGCACTTCTGTGTAGCCGGCGCGCTGGCCGAGCCGCCAGACCTGTTCTACGACGCCTGCTGTGTCGGCGACCGGAGCGGTATTGGCCATTGCGTGCACCGCGGTGAAGCCACCCATCGCCGCGGCCCGTGACCCGGAGAGCACCGTCTCGGCATCCTCGCGTCCCGGTTCGCGCAGGTGGGTGTGCAGGTCGACGAAGCCGGGCAACGCGATCAGGCCGGTTGCGTCGATCTCGGTCGGCGTTTCGGCTCCTGGGCTGAATACATCGACGAACCGGCCATTCTCGATCCGGAAATCTGTGCCGGCTCCGCCAAGTGGGGACGCGTTACGGATCAGGTAGGTCATGGCAGCTCTTTCTGTGGGTGGTCCGCGGCAAGCAGCAGGTACAGCACGGCCATCCGGACCGAGACGCCGTTGGCGACCTGCTCGATGACGGTCGACTGGGCCGAGTCGGCTGCGGCCGCGCAGATCTCGAAGCCACGGTTCATCGGGCCGGGATGCATGATCAGCGTCCGATCCGCCAAGCGGGAGAGTCTGGTCTCGCCGAGTCCCCAGCGTTTGGAGTACTCGCGCGCCGAGGGGAAGAACGATGCCTGCATGCGTTCCTGCTGCACCCGGAGCATCATGATCGCGTCCAGTGCCCCGTCGTCGATGACGCCGTCCAGGTCGTAGCTGACCTCGCAGGGCCAGGAGTCGACGCCGACCGGCAACAGCGTTGGTGGCGCCACCAGGGTTACCTCGGCGCCGAGCGTTCGCAGGAGGTGGACGTTCGACCGGGCGACCCGGGAGTGCAGAATGTCCCCGACGATCGCGACTCTAGCGCCGGCCAGGTCGGCACCGGTTGCTGCGGTGTTCCCGTCGCCTCCGACCAGATGACGTCGCATCGTGAAAGCGTCGAGCAATGCCTGGGTCGGATGTTCATGGGTGCCGTCTCCGGCGTTGACGATCCCGGCATCGATCCACCCGGCCTGTGCCAGCCTGGCCGGAGCGCCCGAGCCGGGGTGCCGGATCACCACGGCGTCGGCGCCCATCGCTTCGAGAGTTTGCGCCGTGTCCTGCAGACTCTCGCCCTTGGACACGCTCGAGCCCTTGGCGGCGAAGTTGATCACGTCCGCCGACAGCCGCTTTGCCGCGGCTTCAAAGGAGATCCGGGTCCGGGTGGAGTCTTCGAAGAACAAATTCACCACGGTACGGCCGCGCAACGTAGGCAGCTTCTTGATATCCCGTCCGGAAACGGCGGCCATCTCTTCGGCGATGTCGAGCGTAGCGATGGCGTCTGCACGACTGAGGTCTGCGGTTGAAAGCAGGTGGCGGTAACTCACTGGTCACCGCCGGAAATCTCGACGGTGTCTTCGCCATCCAGCTCGGCAAGCCGGACCTGTACCCGCTCATCCGCGGCGGTTGGCAGGTTCTTTCCGACGTGATCGGCTCTGATCGGCAACTCGCGATGTCCGCGGTCGACCAGGACGGCGAGCCGCACCACGCGGGGGCGTCCCAGGTCCGAAAGCGCGTCCAAGGCGGAGCGAACGGTGCGCCCGGAGAACAGGACGTCATCGACGAGCACGACTGTCTTGTCGTCGATACCGCCCTGCGGGAGTTCAGTGGGAGAGATGCTCCGGATGGGCTGCCGGTGCAGGTCGTCGCGGTGCATCGTCACGTCGAGCGATCCGACGATGGCGTCGGCATCAACGCTGGGTTCGATCTCCGCAATCCGCTGAGCCAGCCGGCGAGCCAATGGGACGCCGCGGCTGGGAATGCCGAGAATGACCAGGTCCTCAGCGCCCTTGTTGTGCTCGAGGACTTCGTGCGCGATTCGGGCTATCGCCCTGCGGATTTCGGCAGCATCAAGCACTTGGCGTGCACGCATGCGTCATCCCCCTTCCCCGCCTCACTGGACGGCACTTAAAGGAGCTGTGTTGCCACAACTGTAGCAACGCGTCAGACTCTGGACCTAAAGGCCCAGGCTCGGCTTGAGGTCCATGATCCTGCCGAGCAGTCCGTTGACGAAGTTCGGCGACTCGTCGGTGGACACCAGGCGTGCCAGGTCAACCGCCTCATCGAGTGCGACTTTGTCCGGCACATCGTCGTTGTAGAGCACCTCCCAGGCACCCACCCGCAGGATGGCCCGGTCAACTGCGGGCATCCGCTGCAGCGACCACCCCTGTGAGTAGGTTTCCAGGTACTCGTCGATCTCGTCCTGATGCGCCGCGACACCCTGCACGATTTCCGCGGCGTACGCGCGCATCGGGTATTCCGTGTCGGTGCTGCGTTCCTGCAACATAGCCAGCGGCGCGATCTCTCGCTGCTCCGCTTCGTACAGAACGTCCAGTGCGCGCTTACGCGCCTTGCTGCGGGCACTCACTCGTTAACGCGCCCCAGGTAGTCGCCGGAGCGGGTGTCGACCTTGATCTTGGTGCCCTGCTCAATGAACAGCGGTACCTGGATCTCGTAACCTGTCTCCAGCGTCGCCGGCTTGGAGCCGCCGGTCGAGCGATCTCCCTGCATGCCAGGTTCGGTATAGGTGATCTCGAGGACGACGGACGGCGGCAGCTCGACGTAGAGCGCTGCGCCGTCGTGGAAGGCGATCTGGATAGTGTTGTTCTCAAGCAGGAAGTTGGCGGCCGATCCGACCACCGTCTCGGTGATGCTGTACTGCTCGTAGTCGCTGTTGTCCATGAAGACGTAGTCGGTGCCGTCATGGTAGAGGTACTGCATATCGCGGCGATCGACGTTCGCGGTCTCGACCTTGGTGCCGGCGTTGAACGTCTTGTCGACGGTCTTGCCCGACAGCACGTTTTTCAGCTTGGTCCGGACGAACGCCGGACCTTTGCCGGGCTTGACGTGCTGGAACTCAGTGACAGACCACAGCTGCCCTTCCAGATTAAGCACCATGCCGTTTTTCAGATCATTAGTCGAAGCCACGCGATTTCTTTCCCTTGTCTAGCCCGAGTCTTATCCAGCCCGAGTCATATCCAGCCCGGGTCTTATCTGACCGAGCCTTGCCTGGCGGCGGGGGTCAGCCTGGGGTGATTTTTTCGAACCTCACCTAGGGTACCCGGTCTGCGCATCAACCCATTAACCGTTAGCGGCGATCATCAGTCTCCGGCTCAACGGGCAGGCTCGAGATCGCCAGCCGGTAGGAATGAAAACCAAAGCCGGCGATGGTGCCGGTCGCAACACCGCTGATCACGCTGTTGTGCCGGAACGCCTCACGGCTGGCCGGGTTGGTCAGATGCACCTCGACGAGCGGCAGCCCGGAGCCGGACACCTGGGCACAGGCATCGCGCAGCGCGTAGGAGTAATGGGTGAACGCTGCCGGGTTCAGGATCACCGGCGTCCGCGAATCGACCGCCTCGTATAGCCAGGAAATCAGCTCGGCCTCATCGTTGGTTTGGCGCACCTCGGCTGAGTAGCCGTGTGAAGCCGCCTGATCGACACAGAATTTCGTCAGCGACACGAAATTCTGCGCGCCGTAGACGTCCGGTTCGCGGCTGCCGAGCCGGCCGAGATTGGGCCCGTTGAGTATCAGAACGCGCATAGTGGCCAACTATAGCTTTCGCCATTCATCCGGTCGTTTCCTGATCTGCGGGCCGGGCCCTGTAGGCGAAGGCCATCCACCACCAGAGCAACGCACTTATCGCGATGACGAGAAGCAATCCGAGCACGCTGAGACCGATGCCGAGTGCACCAAGTGCCGCGAATTGGCCGGACACTGCATCCTGATCGGCCCCACCTGCCTCGATACTGGAGCCAACGGCGACCATGGCAACCACGAACATACTGGATAGCACGGTCCAGGCAAGCGGCCAGAGGAAAACTGAAAGTAGCAGGTTGACGCCGAAGTTGATGCCGGTGCCGGACCACGACACGGCTTTCGGCCGATGGACGTCTGCAGCACGCATCACCGCCCGGCCGATCCAGAGCCCGGCCAGAAAGAATGCCACACCGACGAAGCAGGCGGCCACCGTGATCGCGGCTGCGACGATCCAGCCGGACCGGTCCAGCCCGGCGAACAGACTCTCTGACTCGCTCAACTCGCCAGTGGCCTCGACAAAAGCGGCGAACATAACGAAGGCCAGAACACTGCCGACAGCTCCGAGAACAGTGATGCCAAGCAGCTGCAGCGGCCCGGCGATGCCACCGGCCCAAAGCGCCGCGGAACGTTGCCGCCGAGACAACGGCGGCCTGGGCGGCCGGTACACCGGCGGATACGGCTGGTAGTAGACCGGCTGGTAATACACCGGCTGGTAGTAGGCCGGCTGCTGGTAATAGGGCTGCTGCGGCCCGTACCCCGGCGGTCGACCATAGGGCTGGGGAGCGGGCGGCGGCCGGTTGGGTTCAGGTGGCAGCGTCATAGCTTCAGATTCTAGTCAGCCCAGCTGGACCGCGCCGCCGCGTGGCGCCTCGGCTGCAACCTCCTGGAATGCTGCAAACAGCAGTGCGGGATCCGGGCCTTCAAGGGTAGTTGGCCGGGCCAGGTCATCGAGCACCACGAAACGCAGCAGTGCACCGCGGGCCTTCTTGTCGCGTTTCATCGAGTCCAGCAACTGGTGCCAACGGTCGGCGCGGTAGGTCAGGGGCAGCCCGAGCTTGCGCAGGATATCGCGTTGCCGGTCCACTACGGCGTCCGGAAGTCCCCTGGTGAGGCTGGACAACTCGGCGGCAAACATCATGCCGACCGAAACTGCGGCACCGTGCCGCCACTGGTACCGTTCGGCAAGCTCAATTGCGTGGCCGAGCGTGTGCCCGTAATTCAGGATCTCCCGGCGACCGGTCTCCTTGAGGTCCTCGCTGACCACGGAGGCCTTCACCGCGATGGCCCGCTCGATCAGTTCGCGCAGCACGGCGCCGCCGTGGTCCGAGATGTCGTCGAGCGAATTGTTCTCCAGCAGGTCCAGGATTGCGGGATCGGCGATGAATCCGGCCTTGACCACCTCGGCCATTCCGGTGAACAACTCGTTTCTTGGCAGCGTCGCCAGCGTGTCGACATCGACGACGACGCCGGCAGGCGGGTGGAAGGCGCCGACCAGGTTCTTCCCTTCGGCCGTGTTGATTCCGGTCTTGCCACCGACGGCGGCGTCGACCATGCCAAGCAGGGTTGTCGGCACGTGCACCACCTTGACGCCTCGAAGCCAGGAGGCGGCGACAAAGCCGGCCAGGTCGCTCACCGCTCCCCCGCCGACCGAAACGACGGCGTCGGACCGGGTGAAGTCGGACTGACCGAGAACGCCCCAGCAGAACGCGGCGACCTGAATGTGCTTGGCCTCCTCGGCATCTGGAATCTCGGCCGCCACGGCCTCGTACCCGCTAGCGGCAAGATCCTCGCGCACGGCATCGCCAGTGGTGCGCAGGGCGCGCGGGTAGACCACCAGGACCTTCCTGACGTGCTCGCCGAGCAGGCCGGGAAGCTCACCGAGCAGGCTGCTGCCGACCAGAACCGGATAGCTCTGGTCGCCACCGACCTCGATCCGGCGTGGTTCCGCTGCGTTCTCGCTACTCACTGGTTCTCCGTTCGTGGTGTCTGTTCAGGTTCCCGGGCCAGGTCCTGCAGGTAGCTTTTTGTGTGGACCGAGGCGATGGCCTCAAGGATGCGCGAAACCACCGCTCCCGGTGGCGCGTTGGACGCTGTCACAGTGACGCTCGCGACCTCGTGGTACAACGGGGTGCGTTCCTTCACGATTGCCCGCCAGCGGTCCAGCGCAGTGGCAGACTCCGAGTTGAGCAGCGGCCGGGAATTGTTGTTGATCCGGGTGGCCACCGTCTCGGCATCGATGTCGATCAGCACGACGATAACGCTCGGGTGCTTGAGCTGCGCCCTGGTGTCAGGGTGCAGGATGGCGCCACCGCCGAGTGAGACGACGCCGGGCCGGCGGACGAGTTCCTGGATCGCGTCATCGACTGTCTGGCGCTCCAGGTCGCGGAATCCATCTTCGCCGTACACGAGGAAGAGGTCTCCGATGGTGCCCCACTTCGCGACCAGCATCGCGTCGGTGTCCCGCATGCTGACGTCCAGCTTCTCGGACAACATCCGGCCCACCGTGGTCTTTCCAGCAGCTGGCGGTCCGATCAGCACGATGCGGGCCGGTGGCCGGGCAGACGGATTGAGCGGCGGTGACGGTTTGGGAACTGGTCTGGACATCGCTAACTCTGCAGAGTTGCCGGGATGTTCCGCCGGTAGGTGTCGATATTGCGTGCGGTCTCGGCCACCGAGTCCCCGCCGAACTTCTCCACGACGGCGTCCGCAACGACCAGGGCGACCATGGCTTCCGCCACGACGCCGGCCGCAGGAACCGCGCAGACATCCGAGCGTTGATGGTGGGCCTTGGCGTTCTGCCCGGTTGCGACATCGACTGTGGCCAGGGCGCGCGGAACAGTCGCAATCGGCTTCATCGCCGCCCGAACCCGCAAGACATCTCCGGTGGACATGCCGCCCTCGGTTCCGCCGGCACGACCGGTCGAGCGTCCGATCCTGCCGCCGGTGGTCTGAATTTCGTCGTGTGCCTGGCTGCCGCGCCGGGCGGCGGTGCGGAAACCATCGCCGATTTCGACGCCCTTGATTGCCTGGATCCCCATCAGGGCTCCGGCGAGCCGGGAGTCGAGCCGGCGATCCCAGTGCACATGCGAGCCCAGGCCGGGAGGAGTGCCGTACGCGAGCACCTCTACGACTCCGCCGAGGGTGTCGCCGGCTTTTTTGGCGTCGTCGACCTCGGCGACCATCCGGGCCGAGGTGTCCTGATCGAAGCAACGCATCGGATCGGCATCCAGAGCGTCGACATTGTCTGCGGTAGGCAGCTCGGTACCCTCGGGGACCATGACGGGACCGATGCCGACGGTGTGCGAGACCAGCGTGATCCCGAGCTCGGCGAGGAAGGAAGACGCGACGGCGCCGAGAGCGACCCGGGTCGCCGTCTCCCGTGCGGAGGCACGTTCGAGCACGGGCCGCGCCTCGTCGAAACCATACTTCTGCATGCCGACCAGGTCGGCGTGGCCGGGCCGTGGCCGGGTCAAGGGTGCGTTACGCGCCTGTTCGGCGAGTTCATCGGGATCGACCGGGTCGGCGGACATCACCTGTTCCCACTTCGGCCATTCGGTGTTTCCGACCTCGATGGCGACCGGGCCGCCCTGGGTCCGTCCATGCCGGACGCCCCCGATCAGCCGCACGGCGTCCTGTTCGAACGACATCCGGGCGCCGCGACCATAGCCGAGCCGACGGCGGGCCAGTGCGGCCTGGACCTCCTCAGTCGTGATGGGCACGTGGGCCGGAAGGCCCTCAAGAATTCCGACGAGGGCAGGGCCGTGTGATTCCCCTGCGGTAAGCCAACGCAACATAGTCACGATCCTACTGAAAGCCAGAGGCTGCCGATGACGGCCGTCCACGCACCGAGCAGCAGGAACGGGCCATAGGCGATCGGATCGGTGCCACGGCGGCGTTTCGTCACGAGCAGGGCGGCTGCGGCGAGCCCGGCGAACAACACGCCGGCATAGACCGCGCCGATCACGGTGAGCCAGGAGCTGAAGCCGGTGATGATGCCGATCGGCAGCATCAGTTTCACGTCGCCAAGGCCAAGGCCTGACCGCGGAATCAGGTAGATCACCGCGAACAAGCCGGCCAGCAGGATAGCGGCAAGGAACGGTCTGAGCAGTTCCGGCGCGGGGAGCGCAAAGCCGGCACCTGTCAGCGCGCCCACCCCGGCCAGCAGCAGGACCAGCCCGGTCATCGGGAGAACTATCCGGTCAGGCAACCGGTGCAGCCTGACGTCGAAGTAGGCCAACGCCGGCGTCGCTCCGGCCAGAACGGCCACCGCCGTCATTTGGGCTGCCATCCGCAGTGTCAGCATCGGCTGGGGGTCGATGGCGGCTTCCGCCACTGGGCCTCTGCTCAGCAGATAACCGCCGCACAGCACCGCGGCGACAACTGCCGTGACGATCTGCCAGCGCAGCGGCGCGCGTCGACCCGGCCAGCCGAGCAGCGGCCAGTCCTGGTCGCCGACGATCTTCCGGGCGAAAGCGCCGATCAGCAGGGACACTCCGATGGCAACAATCAAACCCAGGAACGCGTCAGGCATCGTTGGCTGAGCCGTCGGCGCTGGGGTCGTTGCCGGGCTGATCATTGGAGATCTCGGCAAGCATCGCGGTTTCGACCCGATGCCGGATCTCTTCCTCGGCCAGGCCATGCAGCGGGTCGCTGTGATCGGCGATCCTGGCCGCGGCGCGGGCAAATAGCACGAACTGCTCCACAGCCTGGAACACCAGCATGTTCAATCCGTCTATCGGCACGGCGCCGGATTGCTGCCAGGCGATCAGCAGCGGACTGAGTCGTCGGGCGTAGGCGACGTCGAGCAGTGCGCGGGATGAATCGGCCACGATTTCATCGTCGGGAGCGATGACGTCGTAGGGCAGGATACGGGCGCTGAGCTCGTCGGCCGCGCCCGCGGGAAGGGTCGAGATGACCGAGTCGTGCTCGGCAGGTTCCCAGTCGTCGAGCGGCCGCACTGAAAGACTCGCACCCAGCAGGTCCGCCGTCCGTTTCACTGCCTCGGTCCTGGCGAGATTCCGCACGAATACCTGAATCTCGCCGGCGCCGAGGCCGATCAGCGCCGCAACGGCGGACGCCGCGGTGGCGCCGCCGCCAAGCACTGCGGGCCGGTCGAACCGCGCATCAGGAGCGACGAACCGGAAGGCACGCTCGATGCCGAGCACATCTGTGTTGTACACCTGGCCCCTGCCGGGAACGGCGTCGCGCCCCGCAGTGGCCGAGCCGGCAAGCACGACGGTGTTACCGGCGGCAGTCGCGGCGGCGACCCGGTCGACCTCACCGGCAGTCTGGTGCAAGCGGATCAGTTCCTGCTTCAGCGGCATGGTCAACGAGAAGCCAAGGAAATCGGCGTGCTCGGTCAGGAAGTCGCCGAGCTGATCGGCATCCAGTTCATACGCCTCGTATTGCCAGTCGTTGAAGCCGCAGGCGGCATAGCCGGCGCGGTGCAGCCGAGGAGACAGGGTGTGCGAGATCGGCTTGCCGAGCACACCGGCCCGGAACCGGTCCTTGCCCACCTCAGCCTCCCGAATCGTCAGACTGGTGGTCCCGCAGCCATTCCTGGTACTTCTTCACGTTCTTCTGGTGGTCCGCGTAGTTGTCGGCCATCAGCGTCTCGCCGGTTTCCGGGTTGATAGTCACCCAGTACAGCCAGTTCCCCTCGGCGGGGTTCAACGCAGCCTCGATGGTGTCAGCACCCGGTGAATTGATCGGGCCGACGGGCAACCCCTTGTTCAGGTAGGTGTTGTACGGCGACTCCGTCTTCCGTTCGTCCTTGGTTGTGCTCGCATCGGCGCGCGCCCCGTGGATATAGGCGATCGTGGAGTCCAGCTGCAGGAATCCGGCTGTTTCCTTGTTGATCTTCGGGTCCAGCCGGTTCTGCAGCGCGCGGGAAACCTGGGCGCGCGCTTCTTCGTTATTGGGCGCCTCGACCTGGATCAGGCTTGCCAGTGTCAGGACCTTGAGTTCGTCCTTTTCCTCGACGCCATGCTTCTTCAGCTGTTCCTTCAGCCGGTCGACCATCGACTGCACAATGGCCTTGGCCTTTACGTCTTCCTTGATGTCGTATGTCGCAGGGTAAAGGAACCCTTCCAGGCTAGGCAGCTCCTTCGGAAGTCCGTACGTTTCCGGTTTCGCGTTGACTGCGGCGTCGACCTCGTCCTTCGACAGGCCGGTGGCCAGCTGAATACGTTCACTGATCTGCTTGAGCCGGAAGCCCTCGGGGATGGCGACCTTGTCAAGGGTGGGCGGATCAATCAACCGGTCGTATGCGGCCTGGGCGCTCATCTGCTTCTTCATCGGGTACACGCCGGCCTGCAGTGGCTTCTTGCCGGCTTCGACCGCCTTGATGAACGGCTTCGAGGCCTTGATCACGTCGGCCTCCAGCAGGATGTTCGCCACAGTGCGGCCAGAGGAGCCCTCCGGGATGTCGATGACCACCTCGCCCTTGCCATCACCGGTGTAATCGGCGTTGCTCACGCCGAACTCTGCGGCGATGTTCTTCAACGGCCCGACGACGAAATAGCTTGAGGCTCCGAGCAAAGCCAGCACCACGACGAGGATCGTGAGCGACCGGCGACGATGGTGGCGGCGTCTGCGCCGGCGCGCGTTCTCCTGCTTTCGGGTTTCCTCGGCACCGAGCTCACCGATCTGTAGCTTCGACATCGAAAGCCCTATCGCCCTTCCTGGGTATCTGGCGCGGCGCCCCCGGTGACCAGGTCACCTGGCGCCCGTCCTGTCTGTCGTTCCATATCGACGGCGTGCTGCAGGATGATGACCGCTGCGACCGCATCGACAACCTTACGCTGCTTCCGCCCGGAAACTCCGGAGGTTCGCAGCGCACGGTGCGCGTCGATCGTTGTCATGCGTTCGTCGACCATTCTGACCGGCACTGGCGCCACCGATGACGCCAGCCGCCGGGCGTACTCGGTCGCCAACTCGGCCGCCTTGCGTGGCGTGCCGTCAAGCGACCGAGGCAGGCCGACGATGACCTCAAGCGCATTACGCTCGGTCACTTCCTCGGCTATCCGCCTGATGTCGGAACTGCTGCCACTGTCGTCCCGCGGGAGGCTTTCAACCGGAGTTGCCAGGATGCCGTCCGGATCGCAGGCCGCGAGCCCCACCCGAACCGACCCGACATCGACACCGAGCCGGACACCGCGACGGAACATGCGCTCAGGCCGCCTGTCGGGCGCGCAGATCCGCCGCGACGGCTTCCAGAGCCGCGGGAATGGCCGCGATGTCGGAACCGCCTCCCTGCGCGAGGTCCGGCTTACCGCCACCACCGCCACCCAGAATGCCACAGGCAATCCTGACCAGGGCGCCGGCTTCGACTTTCAGGTCCCGGGCCGCCGCGGTCGTTGCGATGACGATCAGTGGACGCGACTTGCTGACGCCGGTAACGGCAACCACGCCGGGCGCGTCGCCGAACCGCTGGCGTACGTCAAGGGCAAGTGTCCTGAGGTCGTCGGCGGAGCTCACCTCGCCAAGGTCGGCACGGGCCAGCGCGACCTTGCCGATCTGCTGTGCGGACGCGATCAGTTTGCCTGCGCCGGCGAGTACCTCCGCCTTGCGCAGCTGGTCGATCTGGCGTTCGGCGTCCCTGACCCGGTCGAGCAGCGACTGCACGCGTTCGGTGACTGAATCTGCCGGCACCTTCAGCAGCTCGGTAAGCGAACTGACCAGGGCGCGTTCCTTAGCCAGATTGCGGAACGCATCCATGCCGACCGACGCCTCGATCCGGCGCACGCCGGAGCCGATCGACGCCTCACTGAGCAGGGAAATCGGGCCCACCTGCGATGAGTGCGCCACGTGGGTACCTCCGCAGAGTTCGCGCGACCATGGGCCACCGATATCGATGACCCGGACGGTATCGCCGTACTTCTCGCCGAACAGCGCCATCGCTCCCGAGGCCCTTGCCTCATTGAGCGACATGTACTCGGCCGTGACGCCGAGGTCCTGCCGGACGGCAAGGTTAGCGACCTCTTCGATTTCGGCACGTACTGCCGGCGTCAGTGTCGCGTTGTAGGAGAAGTCGAACCGCATGTAACCGGACTCGTTGTGTGAACCCGCCTGGACCGCTCCTGGCCCGAGCAACTGGCGCAATGCGGCATGCACGAGGTGGGTCGCGGAATGCGCCTGGCAGGCACCGAGACGGCGGTCGGCATCGACGGCGGCGAGCACGTCTTTGCCTGGCTGCAGCACGCCCTCGGTGATTTCTGCCCGGTGCACAACAAGGCCCTTGACCGGCGACTGCACGTCGAGCACTTTCGCGGCGAAACCGTCGCCGCTGATCACGCCGAAGTCGGCGGCCTGGCCACCGGATTCCGCGTAGAAAGGGGTCTGCTCAAGCACTATGTCGACTGTCGATCCAACCTCGGCGAGCTCTGTGCGCCGCCCCTCGCTGACCAGCCCGCGGATCTTCGAATCCTGGCTTAGCGATTCGTACCCGACGAACGGGGTTTCGCCGATATCGCGGAGTTCACGATAAGCCGAGGTGTCGGAAACTCCGCCGGTCTTCTTGGCCCGCGCATCGGCTTTCGCCCTGTCGCGCTGTTCGGCCATCAGGGTACGGAATCCCTGCTCGTCAACCGAAACGCCCTGTTCCGCCGCCATCTCGAGTGTCAGGTCGATCGGAAAGCCAAATGTGTCGTGCAGCGCAAACGCCTTGTCGCCACTGAGCGTGTTGCTGCCACCCCGGACTCCGGCAACTGCCTGGTTCAGCAGCGCGGTTCCTGACACCAGCGTGCGCAGGAAGGCTTCCTCCTCCGCATAAGCAATGCGCGAGATCCGGTCGA is part of the Saxibacter everestensis genome and harbors:
- the aroB gene encoding 3-dehydroquinate synthase → MEVGGDQSYPVLVGSSLLGELPGLLGEHVRKVLVVYPRALRTTGDAVREDLAASGYEAVAAEIPDAEEAKHIQVAAFCWGVLGQSDFTRSDAVVSVGGGAVSDLAGFVAASWLRGVKVVHVPTTLLGMVDAAVGGKTGINTAEGKNLVGAFHPPAGVVVDVDTLATLPRNELFTGMAEVVKAGFIADPAILDLLENNSLDDISDHGGAVLRELIERAIAVKASVVSEDLKETGRREILNYGHTLGHAIELAERYQWRHGAAVSVGMMFAAELSSLTRGLPDAVVDRQRDILRKLGLPLTYRADRWHQLLDSMKRDKKARGALLRFVVLDDLARPTTLEGPDPALLFAAFQEVAAEAPRGGAVQLG
- the aroC gene encoding chorismate synthase, with translation MLRWLTAGESHGPALVGILEGLPAHVPITTEEVQAALARRRLGYGRGARMSFEQDAVRLIGGVRHGRTQGGPVAIEVGNTEWPKWEQVMSADPVDPDELAEQARNAPLTRPRPGHADLVGMQKYGFDEARPVLERASARETATRVALGAVASSFLAELGITLVSHTVGIGPVMVPEGTELPTADNVDALDADPMRCFDQDTSARMVAEVDDAKKAGDTLGGVVEVLAYGTPPGLGSHVHWDRRLDSRLAGALMGIQAIKGVEIGDGFRTAARRGSQAHDEIQTTGGRIGRSTGRAGGTEGGMSTGDVLRVRAAMKPIATVPRALATVDVATGQNAKAHHQRSDVCAVPAAGVVAEAMVALVVADAVVEKFGGDSVAETARNIDTYRRNIPATLQS
- the pyrR gene encoding bifunctional pyr operon transcriptional regulator/uracil phosphoribosyltransferase PyrR, translated to MRARQVLDAAEIRRAIARIAHEVLEHNKGAEDLVILGIPSRGVPLARRLAQRIAEIEPSVDADAIVGSLDVTMHRDDLHRQPIRSISPTELPQGGIDDKTVVLVDDVLFSGRTVRSALDALSDLGRPRVVRLAVLVDRGHRELPIRADHVGKNLPTAADERVQVRLAELDGEDTVEISGGDQ
- a CDS encoding aspartate carbamoyltransferase catalytic subunit, which gives rise to MSYRHLLSTADLSRADAIATLDIAEEMAAVSGRDIKKLPTLRGRTVVNLFFEDSTRTRISFEAAAKRLSADVINFAAKGSSVSKGESLQDTAQTLEAMGADAVVIRHPGSGAPARLAQAGWIDAGIVNAGDGTHEHPTQALLDAFTMRRHLVGGDGNTAATGADLAGARVAIVGDILHSRVARSNVHLLRTLGAEVTLVAPPTLLPVGVDSWPCEVSYDLDGVIDDGALDAIMMLRVQQERMQASFFPSAREYSKRWGLGETRLSRLADRTLIMHPGPMNRGFEICAAAADSAQSTVIEQVANGVSVRMAVLYLLLAADHPQKELP
- the mltG gene encoding endolytic transglycosylase MltG — translated: MSKLQIGELGAEETRKQENARRRRRRHHRRRSLTILVVVLALLGASSYFVVGPLKNIAAEFGVSNADYTGDGKGEVVIDIPEGSSGRTVANILLEADVIKASKPFIKAVEAGKKPLQAGVYPMKKQMSAQAAYDRLIDPPTLDKVAIPEGFRLKQISERIQLATGLSKDEVDAAVNAKPETYGLPKELPSLEGFLYPATYDIKEDVKAKAIVQSMVDRLKEQLKKHGVEEKDELKVLTLASLIQVEAPNNEEARAQVSRALQNRLDPKINKETAGFLQLDSTIAYIHGARADASTTKDERKTESPYNTYLNKGLPVGPINSPGADTIEAALNPAEGNWLYWVTINPETGETLMADNYADHQKNVKKYQEWLRDHQSDDSGG
- the efp gene encoding elongation factor P — protein: MASTNDLKNGMVLNLEGQLWSVTEFQHVKPGKGPAFVRTKLKNVLSGKTVDKTFNAGTKVETANVDRRDMQYLYHDGTDYVFMDNSDYEQYSITETVVGSAANFLLENNTIQIAFHDGAALYVELPPSVVLEITYTEPGMQGDRSTGGSKPATLETGYEIQVPLFIEQGTKIKVDTRSGDYLGRVNE
- a CDS encoding type II 3-dehydroquinate dehydratase, with product MRVLILNGPNLGRLGSREPDVYGAQNFVSLTKFCVDQAASHGYSAEVRQTNDEAELISWLYEAVDSRTPVILNPAAFTHYSYALRDACAQVSGSGLPLVEVHLTNPASREAFRHNSVISGVATGTIAGFGFHSYRLAISSLPVEPETDDRR
- the nusB gene encoding transcription antitermination factor NusB, whose protein sequence is MSARSKARKRALDVLYEAEQREIAPLAMLQERSTDTEYPMRAYAAEIVQGVAAHQDEIDEYLETYSQGWSLQRMPAVDRAILRVGAWEVLYNDDVPDKVALDEAVDLARLVSTDESPNFVNGLLGRIMDLKPSLGL
- a CDS encoding shikimate dehydrogenase family protein, whose product is MGKDRFRAGVLGKPISHTLSPRLHRAGYAACGFNDWQYEAYELDADQLGDFLTEHADFLGFSLTMPLKQELIRLHQTAGEVDRVAAATAAGNTVVLAGSATAGRDAVPGRGQVYNTDVLGIERAFRFVAPDARFDRPAVLGGGATAASAVAALIGLGAGEIQVFVRNLARTEAVKRTADLLGASLSVRPLDDWEPAEHDSVISTLPAGAADELSARILPYDVIAPDDEIVADSSRALLDVAYARRLSPLLIAWQQSGAVPIDGLNMLVFQAVEQFVLFARAAARIADHSDPLHGLAEEEIRHRVETAMLAEISNDQPGNDPSADGSANDA
- a CDS encoding prepilin peptidase, giving the protein MPDAFLGLIVAIGVSLLIGAFARKIVGDQDWPLLGWPGRRAPLRWQIVTAVVAAVLCGGYLLSRGPVAEAAIDPQPMLTLRMAAQMTAVAVLAGATPALAYFDVRLHRLPDRIVLPMTGLVLLLAGVGALTGAGFALPAPELLRPFLAAILLAGLFAVIYLIPRSGLGLGDVKLMLPIGIITGFSSWLTVIGAVYAGVLFAGLAAAALLVTKRRRGTDPIAYGPFLLLGAWTAVIGSLWLSVGS
- a CDS encoding shikimate kinase, which codes for MSRPVPKPSPPLNPSARPPARIVLIGPPAAGKTTVGRMLSEKLDVSMRDTDAMLVAKWGTIGDLFLVYGEDGFRDLERQTVDDAIQELVRRPGVVSLGGGAILHPDTRAQLKHPSVIVVLIDIDAETVATRINNNSRPLLNSESATALDRWRAIVKERTPLYHEVASVTVTASNAPPGAVVSRILEAIASVHTKSYLQDLAREPEQTPRTENQ